From a single Leucoraja erinacea ecotype New England unplaced genomic scaffold, Leri_hhj_1 Leri_51C, whole genome shotgun sequence genomic region:
- the LOC129694002 gene encoding cysteinyl leukotriene receptor 1-like, translating into MDWTMLDVHNLTNSCRIDEYKRPVFVGVYSLVLAVGLVCNTAALYVFVGLTRRKTASTIFMTNLATSDLFFNLTLPYRIAYYWQNQWTLGTFLCRLSTYAFYLNLYASIYFLTALSVFRYVAILHPVRAKTLVSVRRAWLACLAIWLFIGLSSAPFLRASPHKRQGRMRCFEPHTMSWGQILKMNYMALVLGFLLPFLAIVACYGRIVLRLWSPSYRLKRSARSNRKPVYMIFIVLSSFLFCFLPYHVARTVHLHLMAQGRDCQQQTLLVHKAIVATLCLAAANSCLNPLLYYFVGENFRRLVKSALTFRRGGHSALSISSYPPRTATTVVVPEAP; encoded by the coding sequence ATGGACTGGACGATGCTGGACGTCCACAACTTGACCAACAGCTGCCGTATAGACGAGTACAAGAGGCCGGTGTTTGTGGGGGTGTACAGCCTGGTCCTGGCCGTGGGCCTGGTGTGTAACACGGCCGCTCTGTACGTGTTTGTGGGGCTGACCAGACGCAAGACGGCCAGCACCATCTTCATGACCAATTTGGCCACGTCCGACCTGTTCTTCAACCTGACCCTGCCTTACCGCATCGCCTACTACTGGCAAAACCAGTGGACACTGGGCACCTTCTTGTGCCGACTCAGTACGTACGCCTTCTACCTCAACCTCTACGCCAGCATTTACTTCCTGACCGCTCTCAGCGTTTTCCGCTACGTGGCCATCCTGCACCCGGTCCGAGCCAAGACTCTGGTCAGCGTCCGGAGAGCTTGGCTCGCCTGCCTGGCCATCTGGCTGTTTATCGGCCTGAGTTCGGCCCCCTTCCTGCGGGCATCTCCCCACAAGCGGCAGGGCAGGATGCGTTGCTTCGAACCACACACCATGTCTTGGGGTCAAATCCTGAAGATGAACTACATGGCCTTGGTCCTGGGATTCCTGCTGCCGTTCCTGGCCATCGTGGCTTGTTACGGCCGGATTGTGTTGCGTCTGTGGTCACCCAGTTACCGGCTGAAGCGGTCAGCTCGTTCCAACCGCAAACCCGTCTATATGATCTTCAttgtcctctcctccttcctcttctgcttcctcccctATCATGTGGCTCGGACTGTCCACCTCCACCTCATGGCTCAAGGCCGGGACTGTCAGCAACAAACCCTGCTGGTCCACAAGGCCATCGTGGCCACTCTGTGCCTGGCTGCGGCCAATAGCTGCCTCAACCCCCTCCTCTACTACTTTGTGGGGGAGAACTTTCGCAGGTTGGTCAAGAGCGCCTTGACCTTCCGCAGAGGTGGCCACTCGGCCCTATCCATCTCCTCCTACCCCCCGCGGACAGCTACCACTGTCGTTGTTCCCGAAGCACCCTGA
- the LOC129694014 gene encoding C-type natriuretic peptide-like: MLVSVVSLATVCLVVSGRPSGQHRDQPGPEPERGLRASEPLPDTAVAAAAASATHTDTDKATDTHTDTHTDTQAQRAWAKFIHFVHKQKSPHGRRRKGPTKGCFRMRMDRIGSMSKLGC, from the exons atgttggtcagtgtggtcagTCTGGCCACTGTGTGCCTGGTGGTCAGTGGCAGGCCCAGCGGTCAACACCGGGACCAG CCGGGGCCGGAGCCGGAGCGAGGACTCAGGGCATCAGAGCCGCTGCCGGACaccgctgttgctgctgctgctgcttcggcCACGCACACGGACACGGACAAGGCCACGGACACGCACACGGACACGCACACGGACACGCAGGCACAGCGAGCCTGGGCCAAATTCATCCACTTCGTCCACAAACAGAAATCTCCCCACGGCCGGAGGCGCAAAGGGCCGACAAAGGGCTGCTTCAGGATGAGGATGGATCGCATCGGCTCCATGAGCAAACTGGGGTGCTGA